In Persephonella sp., one DNA window encodes the following:
- the phoU gene encoding phosphate signaling complex protein PhoU, with the protein MLLKPRLEEIRDRLINMAEMADTMIENAVKAIIEHNPEYLKVVDELEPKLDQMEVENETLIITTIARFQPEAKYLRMLVMDLFVNRDLERIGDHAENIKEQAERILTKPKLKEYVDLPIMTDIVLNMVRDAVKSLETLDTELARQVIERDDKVDALHEQIIREIYTYMVEDPKNIKVGIRLITVSSNLERVADIATNLAEEVIYMKEGKMLRHQELEENG; encoded by the coding sequence ATGCTTTTAAAGCCAAGACTTGAGGAAATAAGAGACAGACTTATAAATATGGCCGAGATGGCCGACACAATGATTGAAAATGCTGTAAAAGCAATTATAGAGCACAATCCTGAATATCTAAAAGTTGTTGATGAGCTTGAGCCTAAATTAGACCAGATGGAAGTTGAGAACGAAACTCTGATAATCACAACAATTGCCAGATTTCAGCCGGAAGCAAAATATCTGAGAATGCTGGTTATGGATTTATTTGTAAACAGGGATTTAGAAAGGATAGGTGATCACGCAGAAAATATAAAAGAGCAAGCAGAAAGAATACTAACAAAACCAAAACTCAAAGAATATGTTGACCTTCCAATTATGACAGATATAGTTCTCAATATGGTTAGGGATGCTGTTAAATCTCTGGAAACACTTGACACAGAGCTGGCAAGACAGGTTATAGAAAGGGACGACAAAGTAGATGCCCTCCATGAACAAATCATAAGAGAAATTTACACATATATGGTAGAAGACCCTAAAAATATAAAAGTAGGAATTAGACTTATTACAGTTTCCTCAAATCTTGAAAGGGTTGCAGACATAGCAACAAACCTTGCAGAAGAAGTTATCTATATGAAAGAAGGGAAAATGCTTAGACATCAGGAACTTGAGGAGAATGGATAA